In the Deltaproteobacteria bacterium genome, AACCGTATCGTAGCGGTGATAGATTGGAGGGAGAAGATCATACATCTGTCCCGCTATATTAAAAGGTGAAGTGGCCATGGCAGATACCCGGTTTTGGCGATCAAACTGATATTCCGCCGGGTCGCCCTTATAGGGAAAGAGCGTATAGTAATAAACCGTTTCACCCTTAAGGTTTTTGTCTGCGGCAAAACTCAGCCCCTCATCTTCCGCGACCAGAACGCCATCATCGGGTGAAGCAGGGTGCCTGCCTTCACGTCGCACGACACGCACACCGCGTACTTCAGAGTCGCTAATATCCCATATCAGGTCTATGCAGTTGCCGCCGGGATGCGGCATTGCGGTAATATTTTCCAGCAGCATATCTAAAGGCCTCCCTCCAGGCTGACAATATAGATGCCATTGGCATAGTTTTGATCATCGTCAGGGTCATCGGCTATCCGGGGGATTTCGTTAACGCCTAACGCAATTATTCCGTCTTTTTCAATTTCATTTATTTCTTCATAATTGCGCGTAAACTGTTTAATCGTCACATACTCGACGCCGTCTATTTTCTCTATGGCTTCATAAAACTTGCTCAGATAAACGCTGATCCCAAAGTCTACTTTATTAAAGGACAGGAGACCGCTTACGGCCCGGCAAACCTTCTCTTTTATCTGCTCTTTTGAATAATAGCCCTCAACACCGACTTCAGCGCTGATGTAAATCTTCACATAATCAGCGTCTTTAACCTCGATGAGGGTAGATAATGGGCGCTTGTCCTCAAAATAAGCCAGGAGGTTGGCCCTGAGAATATCACTGGCAGTTCCTCCTCCTTCGGGCGCAACAAAGAGACTGACAGTGTTCCAATTGGCTTTCTCGGCACGCACTTTCCCCACACCGTTAAAGTTAAGGGCCAGGTTCTTATAATCATCTGCCGTCACCGAACGCTTTAAAGAACGGAAGACATTGGGGGAATGCATTACAGCGTGATCAATGCCTTCGCGCTCAGCGCCCCCTGAAGCAGAATTGGGGTTTGTGACCTTAACACCTAAAAGTGACAATTGAGGCGCATCAATAATCGTCTCTATGCTATTTTTTGGTACATTCCCCTTTAAGCCGCCACCTACCCGGTAAGTAGCCTCAATGACAGCACCCTTTGGCGGGATGGCCCCGAAGCCGCCATCTCCGAAAATAAGCGTTACCCTGTCTTCCTCGTCAATTTCAATAACAAAGTCCTTCTGCCCTTCCCGGCTGAAAGCCAGACTATCGAGCAGTGTCCACTTATCCGGAGTCTCACCAAGCCTGGTGATGAGAATAATGTCCTCATTAATCCCCTGCCCCAAAGATCTGAGAATCAAACCTGAATGCGCCAGGGGAAACCTTTGATTTGGTGTACCGTCAGAAATACCAAGTATCTCATCTTTCACCAATCGTCCCTCTTCGACAGGAACGCCTTCCGTACC is a window encoding:
- a CDS encoding baseplate J/gp47 family protein is translated as MAEIKKINGQNRVDYMARDYDSILKSLRDMVPNKLPEWKDYESEADFGNVLLELFAHMGDILSYYQDRVANESFLTTATTRRSIIDHLRLIGYRLSTASPASTALQLAFPASCDEVVTIRRGDSFATKSQKDKASVRFEYNREDPLVIDCGSLAVDPVSNKKYFKEDDLLGTEGVPVEEGRLVKDEILGISDGTPNQRFPLAHSGLILRSLGQGINEDIILITRLGETPDKWTLLDSLAFSREGQKDFVIEIDEEDRVTLIFGDGGFGAIPPKGAVIEATYRVGGGLKGNVPKNSIETIIDAPQLSLLGVKVTNPNSASGGAEREGIDHAVMHSPNVFRSLKRSVTADDYKNLALNFNGVGKVRAEKANWNTVSLFVAPEGGGTASDILRANLLAYFEDKRPLSTLIEVKDADYVKIYISAEVGVEGYYSKEQIKEKVCRAVSGLLSFNKVDFGISVYLSKFYEAIEKIDGVEYVTIKQFTRNYEEINEIEKDGIIALGVNEIPRIADDPDDDQNYANGIYIVSLEGGL